The Cervus canadensis isolate Bull #8, Minnesota chromosome 24, ASM1932006v1, whole genome shotgun sequence nucleotide sequence agtgaacGATGCACCTGTATCGAGGGAAAATATCCCACATTAGGAGAGGAGGGAAGTTGGCAGGCTCATGGAATAGCAAGGCGGctagtgtggctggagcagagtgaccAAAGGAATAGAATTAGATGAGAAGGCAATGGGAGTGCCATTGCAGCTGCTATACTAAGAATGGCAGTGATGGGTGTGATAAATGGTTAGGTGCTAGAAATACTTTCCAAGTAAAATTAAGAGGATGTGCTACCAGAATCGACTTGGGTTGTAAGACAAGTCAATGTTAAAGGTCAAAGCAACTAGGATTCCCATTTATAAGAGAGAGAATATCATGTTGAAATGGATTGGGAGTGGCAAAGATCCAGGAAGGTTAAGTTTGAAAAGCTTAATGAATATTACAAGTCAAGATTCAAATCTACTAATGGGTTTACAGTTCTTTTTGTTcaataaggaaaatgaaacacaggAGTTAAGTAACTTATGTTTTCTTCACCCAGGGCAGAAGTCCACATTTGCTGATAGTGCTTTTTGACCcctaagctattttttttttgaccccTAAGCTATTTAGACACTAAAAGTTAAATCGGTAATTGCTTTAAAGTTAAGCACTCAACACAAGTGCAGCTAATAAATGGGGAAATTTACTTATCAACTTAAGAGAGCCTAGTTCACTGGGGAGCACCTATTAACTACTACTCTGATGGCAGACTACCCAGTTATTACTCTAGTTCTTTTCATGTAACAGAAACAATGAAGTACTGCTGCATTAATTCTATGCTCAACAAAAATATTTCAGCTACTAATTTAGAAACCACATaccttgttttctcttttaagcTAATTCCCAAAAGAGTTCACGTTAGAAATTAAAGTTTTGATACACTTAATATAAAACTACATATTCAAAGAGATGCTTTAAAACTATATATTCAAAGAGatgcttttctcatttctcttatgAAATATACTCCCTAGAGAAGATGGTTATTAAAACAGAATTAGCTTCCAATATGGTGGTTTCATAATAAAGTTCTATGGTATGCactttccccatttttctttatatttttaatggaagggtAATCGCTTTACAATACTGGTTTGATCCCCGCCACACACCAGCATGAACCAGCCGTACTGTACACATGCCCCCGCCTCCCGCCCCTCCAGGTCATTCGAGCCCCGGCTTGAGTTCCCTGACTAATACAGAATTCTGTACTTCTCATGCAACAGGAGCATAAATGACATTAACAAAATTCAAACTAACCTTTAATTTTAACCTTGGCCCTTTTGGCCTTCTTTTCAATAACTTCATCCTCTTTGTCTACTTGTTCAATCTTGCGTTTTTTAGAACAGGTTGGTAGTGTGGAGTCACCAGAAGGATCATAAGTCTTCACTTCACTGAAAGAGCCACAGAATCTTAGAATATCTTTACAAATGCTTTTAATCAAATTAATTctaaagaaatttaaaggaaaCGGTCATTAAGTAATACATGAGCATACCACAGTTTCATTTTAGTAACTTTAGGGAAGTTTATGAAAGTTAAGTCTCCAAAAGGTGAAGAGATGTCTACCCATTTTCTAGGGAGGTCAATCACACTTCAAGAGAAGTGAACTAAATGAATTCTGATTTAGTAACCAACATAGTAACCATAGCACAGAAGaaatcttcaattaaaaaaggggggaaaaaaaaaggcaaaggacggagggaaggaagagaaggaggataGGCGCGGGGGTCAgggactattaaaaaaaaagggggggggggagaaatGGAAGAAATCTCTTTAAACCAAATGATTATACTAGAAAGTAAAAACTGAACCAATTCAAGTCTTAGGACACTGGGCaattcaatgaaaacaaaaaaaagccctGAATCAAATTTAATACAGAATACTCCATCACAAGATTATAACAGGCAGAGGAATAAGAAGGGATACATATGGATAAACATTCCCTAAAACCAAGATACCTGCTTTTCTTCTAACAAggtagaaataaataattaaaatactgaGTGTCAAAAATGTGAACTAAATCTCTTAACTGGCATTTTAAGTCATAAGCAAAATGGcaagagaacattaaaaaattgTTCAAAACAAGCTAAGGAATGTTCTATTAATCTGTCTTGTAGACTCATGGCTGTTAACTTTTACAGGTTAAAAACATGAAACCAAGTAGTGACTAGGTTCTCCAGGGTCTACCCCAGGTAAACAAACGTGTTACTAAATTTtgtctctgttaaaaaaaaaaaaacaaacaaaaaatgagaaacaaaaattcttaaGGCTCTTGACACACGGTTTTCAAATTGTTACCCATGTTCTATTTGCATTACCACTACCTACTTCATCAGTATTGAACATTTCAAATAAGAACAAAAACACCTCTCCcaacaaaaatcttttttaataatttcatagtGAGGTCTGAATACTTATGCTTCTTAGCTGCGTTTAGActatttttttgtcttctgaCTCTTCTTAAGCAAAAATTATTCATACATGCTTCCCCCAAATACACTCAACTTACCttttatgttcatatttttctgcttttgctAATGCTTTTCCTGTCCCACTTATTTTCCttatctaagaaaagaaaaattattaatatttttaaggcaTAATCCCTTTATAATATATACACTAGTAtgtcaataatttatttttttggctgctctgggtctttgttgctgcatataGGCTACTCTTTGGTTGCAGTGTGGGCtacttattgcagtggcttcttttgttgtggagcactggctctgcAGTGCATGGTGTAATTTATCTCACGGCATGTGGATCGTCCcggtccagggatcaaatccatgtcccctgcactggcaggtggatctcaattaaccactagaccacagtCACATACTAGGGAAACTGTTAACAGTAAGCAGAAATAGAATGTATCAATATTAGACATACGAAAATGTATCATAGAGTAAAACTGATCAGCAGGTGAGATGAAAATGTACATGAGCTGCGGTTTATTAATTTGTGACAGGTAACACTTCTCCAACATGCAGAGCATGACTCTTACCCCTCTATCTTCCAACGCTCTCAACCTGGCTTCTAGTTTCGCTCTGTTCTCGACTCCCATTGCAGAGCTGGAATCCTCACCAAAGGCGTCGTACCGGATAGCCAGGACAGTCTTGGCTGCCAGCATCCGAGAAATCTAACAAAGAACTTGAAGTGAGACTCATTCAAACTATACTCCAAGTTGAGAtgtaaaaaaaatcactcaagagTTTATTCATGAGAACACTACAGCTCAATCATTGACTTTACGAGTCactctaggatttttttttttttttttggatttttttaaaagtcaggaaTAACAAATGTATTGTAAACCATATTTAAGCCGCTTACCTTCTATTAGAATCTCTGCCACCATATGATGGCTAACTGAAAAGATCTTGCCAGTAGTTCATGTCTAAAGCTAGATCAAGCCATTTTCCAATCTTTTCATGTTTACTATGTGATATTAGACCTACATTATGAGGTCATCCACAGTTAAGTACTGCCCCCTTTAAAGctaaataacatttcattttactgaattctttatttctttcatcactctgctctaaattttataaaatttctattaaaCTAGGTATGTATAAAAGCTTGAAAGTACTTTTCAGCGTCagattcctcctctgtaaaatagaCACTAACAACTTATAGGACTATTAAAAGCATCCACCAAAGGCCTATCCAGTGTTTAGCACAGTGTATGTgctatcattttaaaatgggTCATAACGTTGATGTTAAATTGATTTTCCGCTGCACAGAAAATTTCTGATGGgccacaccccaccctcacccaccaATGAATGGGAGTCTGGAAAAGTACTAAAACAGCAAACACTTTATCTTCTAACTTTTTCCTTCAGTGTACACTAGAGTTTAAAGAATTCACAATTCTCTAtttgatgaaaaagaaacaacaaagatttattgaCCACTATAGAATAAGATCAAAatgatttggaggaaaaaaacgCCTGCGCCAGGAAAATTGTAACTCACCTTTCCTTTGTGTTTGGGGCTCGTCTGGCCTACAAGTGAAGCATGATAAATGAGACCATACTTAGGCGTATCTCGTCTAGACTTCAGGGCTCTGAAAAGTGCCTTTTCTGCTCCAAGAATCTGAACCGTAGAAGCTGCATGTTTGGCCAAATTCAAAAGAGAACCTTCAAAAGAAAAGTAGTAACTTTGAGGAAAGTAATTCCAAATATATGAAAGTTCTATGTATTAAAACAAAAGACCTACAGTCTAAGTATTACAGCCACAGAGTATATAAAAATCAGATATAATAAAGGATTCTATAGTTTGGAATTAGCCCAAATTCCTGATACTTCAGCATTTGTGATTCATCCATTAGCACCACAAGCAGGGGTCTGTGATGAATGTCTATGGCAAACTGAAGCTTATTTGTTTAATCATACCTATTTGCCTGAAGAGATGGTATTACTACTTCATATTTCAGTAGCATACTAGGGGAGagttaaaagtatatatattcaCAGACATCATCCAATATAGCCCTTATTTTTCTGAGACTTATTTTAGATATGAAATATTCTAcccctttaaatattaaaataataggtAAATGAAAAACTTATTATTAAGGCATCTCAGTAAAACGATGTGATAAATTCAGGCTGAGGAGATATAAACACAATCAATAATCAGGCATCAAAAGCTGCTGCTTTGTCAGATATGCTGCACAGATTTTCTATCAGAGAATATCAATATTAACAGTCACTCAACCACTAGATACATGTTTAAAATTCAAGAAACATATATTTCTAGTAATCCCTGCATCTCTTCCTGCTACACATTTTGCTACATCTATGAAATTTCAGATATAGACAACAAAACCAGCCCAGATGAGCAACCTAGAAGCTGAGGAGATGTGAATGGCCTATTTTTCTGATTAATGATGCAGGTAAAAGAAGTACGCTATCTAGTTTAAACACTttgatgtaaataaaataaattctctaTCAATAGTACATACAGGTACACTCTGGAGATATAGTGGATTTCATTCCagatcaccacaataaagcaagtgtTGCAATAAACTAAGTATTCGAATTTTTGTTTCCTGGTGCATGTTAAAGTTATATATTATGAGTAGGCTACTTAGTGTGAAATATCATTGTCTggaaaaacaatgtacatacctcaatttttaaaaaatgctttactgTTAAAAACATGTTAAacatcatctgaaccttcagcaAGTTGTAGTAGTAACATCAGAGATCACTGACCAAAGACCAACATcataaatataatggaaaagttAGAAATATTGTGGGAATCACCAAAATGCGGCACAGAGTCATGAAGTGagcaagtggtgttggaaaagtgATGCCAATGGACTTGCTCTACACAACACTAACACAAACcatgattttaaaaacacagtatctgtgaagcacagtaAAATGAGGTAAGCCTGATTTCATCCTCCCGTATTCATCCAAGTACTCTAATTAACCAAAACAAACTTCTGACAACGGACCACAAGTGTCTCAGAAGAGGTAGTGACTAAAGATGCCTTCActatccaaaaggaaatcaggcatacaaataaaaatcatcatTGAACACTTGGTCCTTTAGTCCTCGCACGTACACCATTCACTTCTATTTATTATCCAGATTTATCTTTAAacttcagtttaaaagaaaataagatccTACCTAGAAAACAACTCTCAATACCCTTGTttacaaattatattaaaatcatCACCTGCATGAGCAATAAGTCGTGCTCCAACTAATTCCCCAACCATGACTGTAACATTGGGTGCAATGGCCATCATTCGATTTTGCAGATATTCATAAAGTTGGGTTCTATACTCAGAGATTTCAATCACCTAGTTTAAGAAACAAAATGAGTAAGTCATAAATAGTTTAAGAGTAAAAGCAGTATAAAATTCACATGTCTAAAACATCAGAGCCCCAAATTATCACAGAGCAGTTAGTTGTACAACCCCAGGAAAATTAACCATTCCTTACCTCAGTTTTCTATAAAATGGCTGttgtgaaattttaatatttaaaaattagacaatATATGTAAACTTAACACACTGCTTAGAAAAGGTTAAtcaacgtttaaaaaaaaaaagcttgaaaggCTATACATTTGTGTCATCCTCTGTGATTGTCATATAGCTATCTTCAAATGAGGGGTAAAAATTACAGGCTATAAACATTCAGATACTGCTAACAATAGAAATCAACTAGACAGTACTCCTTTAACATCATTTTAGgatatatttctccctgcaagtATATAAGTCAAGATGGCATCAGATGAGGTAGTGACTGAACACCCTCATATTTATTTATCAGGtgaacaatacatttaaaaatcatcactGCCATCAGAAATTACAGAGCTGGCACCACCACCACGAGTTTCCCCATGTGCAGAGTGTACCTGAGTGCAAAGGTGCAGAatgttgcaaatatcttcttctgAAACTTCGGTTCCCATGGATATCTCTGCAGCCGCTTTCACTTCTGCTTCAACCTCCTCTGGCAGTAACTCAGAAAGTTGAGCTGAGGCATAATTCTTCCTATCGCCTATGGAATGTTTGCAGAGGATGAGGGAGAATCACTCTTcagtaaattatataaaatccaccaaacagtcaaaagaaaaagtagagataAGCCAATGAAAGGAATgcctgaacaaaacaaaaagcaaacaagttTGACCAAGTAACTTTACTCATGTAAGGGCTTGCTTTTAGAGATTAAAGTAATTCATATTATTAACAGTCCTCAGGTTCCTTTACTAGTATTTTTATTATGGTAATAGTACACAATTTAACATTAACAGTATAGATAGcaatactatttttaatattactaTTAGTGTATTTCAGGATACTTTCCATTCCCAGTTGTCCTTAGTAACTTCAGTGAGACACATTCACCATAAGAAGCCAGTTCAGGTGAGTGGGGAGCAGGTaagttgggattgacatatacacactatgcTACATAAAACAGAttactaataagaacctgctacATAGCACGGGAAACTATGCAATACTCTGGAATGACCTACATGGAAAAAGTCTAAAGAGTGGAGATACATATATAGATGTGTAACTGGTTgactgtgctgtacagtaaaaagtaacacagtgagtgtgtgtgcttagtcacatcctttgtgaccttgtggactgtagtctgccaggctcctctgttccatagaatttcccaggcaagaatactagattgggttgccatttcctcctccagggtatcttccttgCCCAGGGAttcaaaccatgtctcctgtgtttttttgcactggcagacagatttttaccactgagtcacctatactccaaattttttttaaaaaaagaagcccaAGAAAAACCAAATTAGAGAACTATGTCCTCTACTGCACAGGCCATTGAAATCAAATTTTGTTTCTGCAATCTAGCTGATGTTAATATGGAATACTCCTCAAACATACAAGACCAAAAACTCTGGGAAGAGAATAAAAACACCAGTAACtcatgttttaggatttaaaTAAACCACTATTTTCAATACCTTAAAGGATAAAGTTACTCACCAACTTTCTGTAAACACTTGCAGTATGTCAAATTATCCGAAATAATTTTTCCTAACTCAGGGAAATGCCAGCCATACCATTCTCTACACCGCATAATATAGTTGTTTAGTTCTTTATCTAAGTCATCTAATAGGGCTGCAGTAGATTAAAacgaaaaagaaaacaggaacttaaaagggttttaaaaaaaCTTGTGATGAAATAGtccatcatcccaaacagaaactctgtacccatgaaATAATTACTCCTCATTCTCACCACCCCAGCCTCTGTTGATCTCTTCTATTccctctatgaatttgcctattctaagTACCTCATAAggggaatcacacagtatttgtcatCTTGCAAGTAGTCTCTTTCACCTAGCACAGAGTTTTCAaaattcatccatgctgtagtgTATATTAGAACTTGTAAGGATAAATAATATCCTACTGCATGCATATACCACTttgtttatcccttcatctgttaaTAGGTATCtggattgtttctaccttttagCTGAATCGTGATGCTATGAACACAGCTGCATAAGTAACTGAGTAACTCTTTCAGTTTTGGGGGCATACATACCTAGAAATACAATTgctatttaaagaaatgtttaaaattggAAATTGTTGAGACTTTGATATCCAAAAATCACCAAATGACATGGAAGAATGACTTATtacaaatataaagcaaaaaaaaccCCCCACACCCATATcttaaagttttatcatttttcatgGAAAAAGACTAATCAGCTTACATTAACAGTGTAGCATAATTCCTATTAACTCTAAGTAGTCAAATTATAATTAGTTTTCCAATTTTCTATTCTGCACTTCCCAATTTATTTACTAAACTTCTAGTTGGTCTTTTTCTTCCTCAACAATCATAAAAGATACAATTTTAATAGTAggaaaaaaaccacaatgaagagACAGGTTAGACCTCACATGTCCTATACTCACAAATTGCCTGAACAATCATGGTGTCCACTTTATCAGCACTAAATTTCAATCTGTATCGGGACaagctggggagaagggagaaaaatataaattactaaaATAGAATCTAGGAAAAGCATTTAaataacatcttaaaaaaaaaaaaaccttttaccCAAACCCCTCTCCTGGAGCTACATTTTTTCTACATGAGAAAAATTAGTTAAACAAGAATATAACATTCAAGATCCCAAAGCAcacatttagaaagaaaacaatacatCTGTCCCACTATAACCTACATTTCTGTGACATGAATTCATTTATGAATGACAAACAGAATAATTTCGTGTAGTCCAAGTTACACTGGTTCATATGACACGACTTCTGCAGCGTTCTTCATGTTTTCTGCCACCAGTAAGAAAAACTACAGCAGTTTCTTCTCTTCATAAACACCCAAAGAGAAGAAAGCCATGGAACAATAATATCGTACATATGGGTTTTCTTAATCCTGGCACTATTAACACAGAGGCCTGCTTACTTGTAGTGGGGGCTATTCTGGGCCGCTTGTCTGATGTGCAACAACATCCCCAGCCTCAACCCAACTGCCATCTGTCTTCTGAGGGATATCTGACTGCCTTAGATGAGAGCGACTGCTGTGCACAATGCCAATTAATCTTAATTTGGATCTTAACTCAAGTTAGCCATTTGTTCTCTCTTAGGAATGTTTATTAAAAAGTTTTTCCTGACTCTTGTGCATTTTGCTCATTTATAAAACTCACTTTAATCCTTTCATTAATCTATGCTCGTTTTATTTATTCAAAGATACAGACCTTTGTTTatgtagtatttctttttttttaaagtaattggctgcgctaggtcttagttgtggcatgcaggatctagttctctcACCTGGGGTCGAACCacgggcccctgcattgggagcagagtcttagccacaggaccaccaagaaagtccctctAGTATTTAATATAAActtgtcatttttctctcttttggcaGCATATGGGAATTTACTTtcttgaccaggaatcaaacctatgcccTGTGCAGTGAAGCATGGAGGGAAGTTCCACCATGTCTTTTTAActgttaacatttctttaggGTTACAAAGTTACACAGGATTTGAGTCGTTTACCCACAATCCTTCTTTTTCACAAACCCTCGTATTGTAGTGAAATTTCACTGAATGCCGTGTTTTTCAGGAATACATATATCACAGCATAGCCGAAATGCCTATTCTAATGGATCTGTTAAAAATGACAGGTTAACATCTCTTTGCCTcaagaaaaaactgaataaaaatcaGAGTAAAACAACAAACAGACacaaagcagaagagaaagatcATTAGCAGATGAGAAAGTTCAGGGAGATGCCAAGTAGATGGAGTAGCAAATGATTTAGAAGATGTAAAATGGAGGAGGGGGGCGGTTAAAAGCCCAAGAACTGCAGATCCAATGCTGGAGAGGTAGAGTGCCATCACGAGGTCTAGAGCTCAGACTATGAAGCCAAACTGCCTGGGTTGAAATAATGGCTTCATCACTTCCCAGCTATTATGACTTTGGAcataatttcctcatctgttaaatgaggaTACTATAACTACGTTCCTCTTTAAATTCTTGAGGATTACATTAGTATTTGTAACATGCCTAGAACAGTGCTATAtaattattaagtaaaaataagacGACTATCTTCCAGTAAATCTCACCTGTGTGCCAACCCAAGACACATAGCTGTCATTTCACGTGGTTCTACCCCAGGGATTAATCCATCCATCTGGGAACGGATTCCTCTCATAAGTTCATTAACAACAGGACTGTGGATACAACTGAGATTCAGTTTTTCCTATATGAACAAGAACATTTGTATTAAATACAGAAACTTCTcctaaatattaaaatagcactgatttaaacacacacacttcTCAGTTTCATAAAAGCAGTTTTGGGTACGTGTGTGGGAACAGCACTTGAACAAAACTGGCCTAAGCTTCTAGGAAGGCAGCCCGTGTACATGAATCAGAAGCCATAAACAGACCCAGGCCTCAGGTCCTTCCCTACTGTCAGGGTCCCCGAGGTGCTTTCCAAACATGCATTAGTGTGTAAATACAAACACACGTAACTCTTTACACACCTCACACAAACAGAATGAATCTGTCTTGCaagccttcatttttttcactttgtagGGTATTTGCTAACTCCATACAAATCTACACAGTTGTATTTCATCAAATGCAAATGACAGGCATGAAAAATTGTAAATGCTACAtcacatttaaaagaaacaaatattcagTATTTACACAGGAGATATTCAGTTTAAGTTTTTCaaatggagaaattgaaaaaggagaaaaagatactTATAATCCCACTAGTCAGCAATTTGCCCTCCTATATGCCTTTCTATGTGTATGTTTTTTATGCTAAAGCTTAatgtttttaacagaaaaatatgaagatgaGATTGATAGTACAGAAACTTCATTACCTGACAGTATTAGAAATAATCTATCTAAACAAATACTAAGTTCGCAattctaccttaaaaaaaaaaaacaaaaaacaacccccAAATCTCTTCACCAGTTTGCTACCTTCCAAGAGCTACAAGGAATTAGGAATTAATCCTTACTTCAAGAATCAGGggactataaatcaactatacttcaattaaaataagaaaaaagaatcagaggTATGTTCATGTGCTTGCACTGTAAGACCTATTGTAACTACTGAAAATCAAACCATCACAACTGGCTTCTAAAATGACCTGCTTTTCATGTTTTGGGGCCTACCTATCCactctttctttccattcttattttatatttaatttttagcaaCTCTACCTCCAGTAAAGtgtttttaataaacatataCACTAAAAAagatatgattccatttatattaaaaagagaaaaagtcccTAAATAAAAATATGCCAGGATATATACACATAGAGTGTTTTATCTGAGGTATTACTTATATATCCTTAGTTTTGACAACCACATTGAAAACCAATTATTACATAGCATAGGGGGAAAAGATCAAGAATTCAATCCTGAGAACTTATAATAAACAATTCATTACAAAGGCCAGGCTTTTTAGTCAGCTCTGATTAGAAGGCTAAAGAAAACTGTAACTTTACCTTTATAACCCCTCCTAGTTTAGCATCAGCCACAGCCAAGGGTTCATGGGCTTCTTTAACTATTTTCTTCAGAACTTTCTTCAATTGCTTATTGATTTTGCCTTCCATTAGAGCTGTGAATGCTTgttaggaagaaaaacaaaagagctaACTCAAAACTTTATCTTCAAGAGTTCATGATCTTATTTAAGTTTTCTAAATAAAGCCAAAAAGACAAAATACTTCAAAAGCTGAATTTAACATTACTTCTGAAATGAAATGATAAACATTACAAACTTCAGAATCTCATCTGATCTTCCCACCCTCATTTGCACTCGAGAACCAGGAGTTAAACCAGATCCAGCATTTCTTCCCTGTATGTCACTCAATCCCTCTGAGCTTAGAATTATATGTTAAAAACAATCTGTTCTGTGATGGCAAATAGATTCACTCCCCTATGCATCAACTGATCTGATGTTCTAGATTGTGAAATACCATAAAAATCCTGTCATGACTGGTAAAAAGGAGTTTATTCATTTTGAAGGTTCTGCCACATTGTAAGCATGCCTGAGTGGAGGTGTTATCTTTGCCAATCCTTGATCCAGATGTGCCAACAGGCCTCTACTACTATTCGATGTCCAGTGATTGGGGAATTACTACTGAGGGCAGCCAATTTGATTTGgagactgttttcatttttggcaAGCTCTAAATGTGCTACTTTTAACTCTCACCCTTTCTTAGACCCATACTGAGATTCTCTGGACCCACATGGACTAATTAATACCCACACCTCTTCTGGTATCTGTCTGGGTTTTGGCCGAATTTAAAGTATGCCTGACAGAAAGTCTGTCACAATTTCTAAAAGGTCAGGCAGTTTGTGCTTAATCAGCCAGGTACTTGTTCTCTCCTCCTGACCAAATTTCCattcatttgaatttcaaatcCATTTCATCTGGTATCTGGAAGATGAAAGGCGAGGACAAAAGTGATCTAGCTGTCACACATCTTACAGAGAGGTCTTTACAAATAAGCTAAGATTCAAACTACTTCTGTTGAGTTCTAACAATTTACATATTGTGAAACACTGACTCCTTTCTaacttacatttctctaataactgaAATCTTTCCTTACAAGTGTTTaatcttttataattaaaaatttttattcaatgtCCTCCCTTTAGCTCTCAATCTTCCCTATCATTTACTTTCACACTTTAACCTAACCTAGTGCTCTCCTTTAAGatttcttaaaagtaaaaatttctaCTCTAGATCCTATTCTAACTTCACGAATGTTTACCTTCCCTTTATCAAAAACCCTGTTAACCACTCTTCAtaatatgtattttgaaaagatGGTATACAGAGATGGAGACAGGGCTAAGGGGAAAGTGaatctttccccttctctattAGGCACTCTTCAGCATCCCTCAGCATCTTTCCCTTCATCCAAATTTAGGCTGGCCCCAAATTTTACTGTGGCTGTTTGTAAGACATGAAACTTCAAAGTGTGACCAAGACTAAAAATAAACCTTGCCATGCAAATAGCACATTTTAGCTTCTGAGACCAGTATAAAACTGACATCACACCCCAGACTCTTTCTTAGGCTACAAGTTTTAAATGT carries:
- the NOP58 gene encoding nucleolar protein 58 isoform X2, coding for MKRNFKKLIVYGKNLKLQRKQIKSFTALMEGKINKQLKKVLKKIVKEAHEPLAVADAKLGGVIKEKLNLSCIHSPVVNELMRGIRSQMDGLIPGVEPREMTAMCLGLAHSLSRYRLKFSADKVDTMIVQAISLLDDLDKELNNYIMRCREWYGWHFPELGKIISDNLTYCKCLQKVGDRKNYASAQLSELLPEEVEAEVKAAAEISMGTEVSEEDICNILHLCTQVIEISEYRTQLYEYLQNRMMAIAPNVTVMVGELVGARLIAHAGSLLNLAKHAASTVQILGAEKALFRALKSRRDTPKYGLIYHASLVGQTSPKHKGKISRMLAAKTVLAIRYDAFGEDSSSAMGVENRAKLEARLRALEDRGIRKISGTGKALAKAEKYEHKSEVKTYDPSGDSTLPTCSKKRKIEQVDKEDEVIEKKAKRAKVKIKVEEEVVEDVEDTEEEVVQVVEEQETSVKKKKKKDKKKQVKEEPLSEEEPCTSTAVASPEKKKKKKKKKVNED
- the NOP58 gene encoding nucleolar protein 58 isoform X3; the protein is MEGKINKQLKKVLKKIVKEAHEPLAVADAKLGGVIKEKLNLSCIHSPVVNELMRGIRSQMDGLIPGVEPREMTAMCLGLAHSLSRYRLKFSADKVDTMIVQAISLLDDLDKELNNYIMRCREWYGWHFPELGKIISDNLTYCKCLQKVGDRKNYASAQLSELLPEEVEAEVKAAAEISMGTEVSEEDICNILHLCTQVIEISEYRTQLYEYLQNRMMAIAPNVTVMVGELVGARLIAHAGSLLNLAKHAASTVQILGAEKALFRALKSRRDTPKYGLIYHASLVGQTSPKHKGKISRMLAAKTVLAIRYDAFGEDSSSAMGVENRAKLEARLRALEDRGIRKISGTGKALAKAEKYEHKSEVKTYDPSGDSTLPTCSKKRKIEQVDKEDEVIEKKAKRAKVKIKVEEEVVEDVEDTEEEVVQVVEEQETSVKKKKKKDKKKQVKEEPLSEEEPCTSTAVASPEKKKKKKKKKVNED
- the NOP58 gene encoding nucleolar protein 58 isoform X1, which translates into the protein MLVLFETSVGYAIFKVLNEKKLQEVDSLWKEFETPEKANKIVKLKHFEKFQDTAEALAAFTALMEGKINKQLKKVLKKIVKEAHEPLAVADAKLGGVIKEKLNLSCIHSPVVNELMRGIRSQMDGLIPGVEPREMTAMCLGLAHSLSRYRLKFSADKVDTMIVQAISLLDDLDKELNNYIMRCREWYGWHFPELGKIISDNLTYCKCLQKVGDRKNYASAQLSELLPEEVEAEVKAAAEISMGTEVSEEDICNILHLCTQVIEISEYRTQLYEYLQNRMMAIAPNVTVMVGELVGARLIAHAGSLLNLAKHAASTVQILGAEKALFRALKSRRDTPKYGLIYHASLVGQTSPKHKGKISRMLAAKTVLAIRYDAFGEDSSSAMGVENRAKLEARLRALEDRGIRKISGTGKALAKAEKYEHKSEVKTYDPSGDSTLPTCSKKRKIEQVDKEDEVIEKKAKRAKVKIKVEEEVVEDVEDTEEEVVQVVEEQETSVKKKKKKDKKKQVKEEPLSEEEPCTSTAVASPEKKKKKKKKKVNED